Proteins co-encoded in one Gracilimonas sp. genomic window:
- a CDS encoding phosphodiester glycosidase family protein, translated as MKKLILLLTFLLCSITSFAQIKYDTLSVQQIGDGMYHYTIEAPSVPWTFDVVEVDLTRPDTKLETVKAQDTFGGYEQTSSMAQRKSYEGHQVIAAVNGDFYGGGNPTNAQVIKGEIIKKPISRDVFGYTKEKKVFINPTTYTGKLFQGGNEYDITGVNQSRTTDALVYYNHYYGASTGTNEFGTELILTALDEWVVNGEVKAVVKEKTTSGDAALSDSTFVLSGHGTSKTILDGFEVGDTVVVHHQLMPGFDDIKEVVGGRGKFLNDGNNEGDWPERHPRTAVGFNADSTKLYLLTVDGRQSTSAGMTLTEMGEFMKRFGVQNALNLDGGGSTTMVVHNQVVNDPSDGSGERAVANALMVISSKQKTGELEHLKLDPTFKKLYRGNTFTFTARGSDENYYPVELDPQKLSFSLSENFTATIDSEGNFTAGNSPDTGYVYVDYEGMKDTAMVIVKGITEFSLFPKYAVTDSSYEFSFFNESFDFDGQKRGVSNTDISWQVGSEEVGEVIDGTFIGKTEGTTPVIGTYDGISDTVEVEVQIGGGIETVSGFEDLEGWSLSGENLDLQNSELTVVDSTFTEGSHSVRLDYEFVYDNDPEVWAYLETDIPVFGVPDSINLDARSDGKRHLIELELADNNDELFTVRVKKWAENTEFDIYPALTSDITPVDPFSSFYYPITIKKIGIKLASDQQSGERYSGAIFLDNLEIVYPNRTVVSNERTGDAEVPNELSLNQNYPNPFNPTTNISFRIPNASRVDLDVYDVLGRKVASLVDRRLSAGNHTVSFDAGKLSSGLYLYRLSTNETSISRKMMLIK; from the coding sequence ATGAAGAAACTGATCTTGCTATTAACATTCCTCCTGTGTTCCATCACAAGTTTTGCACAGATAAAATATGACACCCTGAGTGTTCAGCAAATCGGGGATGGCATGTATCATTATACCATTGAAGCTCCTTCCGTTCCGTGGACTTTTGATGTAGTTGAAGTAGATTTGACCCGGCCGGATACCAAACTGGAGACCGTTAAAGCTCAGGATACATTTGGAGGTTATGAACAAACCAGCTCGATGGCCCAGCGAAAATCCTATGAAGGTCATCAGGTTATTGCCGCGGTGAACGGCGACTTTTATGGGGGAGGAAATCCGACCAATGCGCAGGTTATAAAAGGCGAGATCATAAAAAAGCCCATCAGCAGAGATGTATTTGGATATACTAAAGAAAAAAAGGTGTTCATAAATCCTACCACTTATACCGGAAAGCTATTTCAGGGTGGAAATGAATATGATATCACGGGTGTAAATCAGAGCAGAACAACGGACGCTTTAGTCTATTACAATCACTACTACGGAGCTTCAACAGGAACCAATGAGTTTGGAACAGAGCTTATTCTAACCGCTCTGGATGAATGGGTGGTTAATGGGGAAGTAAAAGCCGTGGTGAAAGAGAAAACAACCTCGGGAGATGCTGCACTTTCAGATTCAACCTTTGTTTTATCCGGTCACGGAACTTCTAAAACTATACTGGACGGCTTTGAAGTAGGAGATACCGTAGTTGTGCATCACCAACTGATGCCCGGTTTCGATGATATCAAAGAAGTTGTAGGCGGACGCGGGAAATTTCTGAATGATGGAAATAATGAGGGCGACTGGCCGGAGCGACATCCCCGTACGGCAGTAGGTTTTAATGCTGATTCAACAAAACTATATTTGCTGACGGTAGATGGCCGGCAAAGTACCAGTGCCGGTATGACCCTGACGGAAATGGGCGAGTTCATGAAAAGATTCGGAGTGCAAAATGCTTTGAATCTTGATGGCGGCGGTTCTACAACTATGGTTGTTCATAATCAGGTAGTCAATGATCCCTCTGACGGAAGCGGAGAACGCGCGGTGGCAAATGCATTGATGGTGATTTCATCAAAGCAGAAAACGGGAGAACTGGAGCATTTAAAGCTCGATCCCACATTCAAAAAATTATACAGGGGCAATACGTTTACGTTTACAGCCCGGGGAAGCGATGAGAACTACTATCCGGTTGAGCTCGACCCTCAAAAACTGAGCTTTAGCCTGAGCGAGAACTTTACTGCGACCATTGATAGTGAAGGCAATTTTACTGCCGGAAATTCCCCGGATACCGGTTATGTCTATGTGGATTATGAAGGCATGAAAGACACGGCGATGGTGATCGTGAAAGGAATTACCGAGTTCTCCCTTTTCCCTAAATATGCAGTTACTGACAGTTCCTACGAGTTCAGCTTTTTCAATGAGTCCTTTGATTTTGACGGACAAAAACGTGGGGTAAGTAATACAGATATCAGCTGGCAGGTGGGTAGCGAGGAAGTAGGAGAGGTGATTGACGGAACGTTTATTGGTAAAACAGAAGGTACCACGCCCGTCATCGGAACCTATGATGGTATTTCTGATACGGTTGAAGTTGAGGTGCAAATCGGGGGAGGAATTGAAACCGTCAGCGGGTTTGAGGATCTTGAAGGCTGGTCGCTGAGCGGAGAAAATTTAGATCTTCAAAACTCTGAACTCACCGTGGTTGACAGCACGTTTACCGAAGGATCCCACTCCGTTCGTCTGGATTATGAGTTTGTGTACGACAACGATCCGGAAGTATGGGCATACCTTGAAACGGATATTCCGGTATTTGGGGTGCCGGATTCCATCAACCTTGATGCAAGATCCGATGGTAAAAGGCATTTAATTGAACTTGAACTTGCAGATAACAACGATGAATTGTTTACCGTCCGCGTTAAAAAATGGGCCGAAAACACCGAGTTTGACATCTATCCGGCACTAACAAGTGATATTACCCCGGTTGATCCATTTAGCAGTTTCTATTATCCCATCACCATAAAAAAGATAGGCATCAAGCTGGCCTCTGATCAGCAAAGCGGTGAACGATATTCCGGAGCCATTTTTCTGGATAATCTCGAGATAGTATATCCCAACCGCACAGTAGTGTCTAATGAAAGAACGGGAGATGCTGAAGTTCCGAATGAACTTTCTTTGAATCAGAATTATCCAAATCCGTTTAATCCTACCACCAATATTTCTTTCCGCATTCCAAATGCGAGCCGGGTAGATCTTGATGTGTATGATGTGCTTGGCAGAAAGGTAGCTTCTTTAGTGGATCGAAGGCTTAGTGCAGGGAATCACACCGTTAGTTTTGACGCCGGAAAACTATCCTCCGGATTATACCTCTAC